The genomic stretch GAACTTCGACATGTCGTCCTGCAATGCGGACCAGCTCGCCGCGGTGGAGCAACACGGCATCTATGTGGGCGACGGGCGGTCGGAGAGGCTGCTCGCGGATGGGGGCACGTCCGTCACGCCGGGCAGCGCCGCCTTCCAGCTCTTCGCGGATGGGGGGCCCGACAAGGTCATGGGCATTCCCGTCACCACGCGGATGACGACCGGCGGCACATTCTTCCTCTCCGGCAGACAGTCGAATCCCTACACCGGAGAGCGCGTCGTCTCGGTGGCGGGCTGTGAGACGCCCAGGCCCGACGTCATCACCGGCTGCTATGTCCGTTGCACTGAGACGCCCCGGTCCTCCTCCCGGAGCATGGGCACCTTCGAGGCCGAGCGGGCGGAGCGGCGCGGCGAAGCCGAGTCGTCCGGCGGGATGCAGCTCGTCGCCGAGTACTTCGTGGACCTGGGCGTGCCGGTGGATGTCTACGTCACCCAGGGCCACGCCTACGTGGTGTCCACCGACGAGGCCGGCCGCTTCGGCGGGCTCACCGTCTTCGACGTGAGCGACCCGGCGCATCCCTTCTTCAAGACATCCATCAGCCTGCCGGGCGACTCGTATTGGAACGGCGTGTGGGCGAAGGGCGACGCGCTGTATGTCGCCAGCGCCGACACCGGCGTCTCCGTTTTCGACATCTCCAACCCGGGGTCACCGGAGTTCGTCCTCACCCTGCCGGGCAACGGCTACACCAACGTGCACACCGTCCTGGTGGATGGGGACCGTCTGTATGCGTCCGACATCACCGACTTCGTGGGCAGCACCCGCGTCTACGACATCAGCACGCCGCTGGCGCCCGTCCTGCGGCAGGTCATCACCCTGCCGGAGATGTACTCGCTCGGCGGGCCCCATGACTTCTTCGCGTACGAGGGCCGCCTCTACATCAGCAACGCCTCCGGCGGTTACTCCATCGTGGACGTCAGCGACCTGGAGAACGTGCAGCACCTGGGGCAGTACTTCTACCCGGGGTTCGGTGGCTTCGCGCACCACAGCGCGGTGGGCACCTTCGCGGGCCGCACCATCGCCTTCGAGGGCGGCGAGTTTCCGGGTTCGCACCTGCGAGTGCTGGACGTCACCGACCCGGCGAGCATCGTGAAGATTGGCGAGCACCGCATGCGGTACTCCACTTCCATCCACAACATGATTCTCAAGGGCGAGCGGCTGTACGTCGCCTGGTACCACGAGGGCGTGCGCGTGCTGGACGTGGCCAACCCCACCCAGCCCCGGCAGGTGGCGCACTTCAACACCTTCAGGGAGACGGACCCGCACCGGGCGGGCGGCGCCTTCGAGGGCGCCATTGGCATCCGCCTGCCCGGAGATGGGTACGTCTACGTCGTGGACACGTCGCGCGGGCTGCTCATCTTCAACGAGCCGTGAGCCAACCGGGGGCGCCTCTTCGCGGCGCTCGCGATGGCCTCACATGCTGAACACAGGGCGTCCGCGGAACGATGCGGGCGCCCATTCTCCTCCTCCAGAGGCTGCACCTCATGTCTGTTCGTATCGCATGCCCGTTGCTGACGCTCGTTTGCGCCGTGTCGTTGTCCGCCTGTTCTTCGTCGGAGCCCCCGCCCCCCACGCCGCCTCCCGAGCCGCCGGCGTATACCGGCCCCTGGGCGGTGCTTCCGGAGATGGGGGAATGGGTGGACCCCGGGGCCTTCGAGTCTTGTCCCGCGCAGACGTCCCAAGCGGCGTGCAACGCGCCGGAGACACTGGTGATGCCAGACTGTGACTTCGGCTCGCTCGCGGGCCTGGAGCGGCAGGGCGCCATCTACCGCGCGGAAATCCGGTACGAGACCCAGGTACAGCCCGGCACCGTACAAGTCCTCCCGGAGAACGGTGGTTTCCAGTTCGATGCCTCGGGCCAGCCCATGTCCGTCATGGGGCGCAATCCCCATGCAGCCACCATGAATGGCGAGCGGTTCTTCATCTCCTCCGGACCCACGAGCCAAACCAATCTCCAGGACCGCTACACATTCATCGGCTGTCACGCCCAGGGTCCACGGAGCCTCACCGGCTGCGTTCTCTGGTGCCGAGGCAGCACCCTGCGCCATAGCGGTAGCTTCCGCGCCGAGCGCATGACGTGGCGAGAGGGCGAGCCCGAGTCCGCCAACCTCCAGCTCCTGTCCGAAATGCCCGTGGGCCTGGACACGCCTGTGGACGTGTATGTCACCCACGGCCACGCCTATGTCGTGGCCATCGACCGGCGAGGAGTCGGCGGCGGCCTCGCCGTCTTCAACGTGAGCAATCCCTACATTCCCGTCCAGCAGACGGTCATCCGATTCGGCCATAGCGACTACTGGAATGCCGTGTGGGCTCGAGACAATGCGCTCTACGTCGGCAGCGCTCGCTCCGGCCTGCTCGTGTTCGACCTGGCCGACCCGCGGTTGCCCGCCTTCGTGCGCAACCACCCGAGCGGTGGCGGCCCAGTCGACGTGCACACCCTCTTCGTGGATGGAAACCGGCTCTATGCCATGTCGCCATCCCACAAGCAGACGATCATCTTCGACATCACCCAACCACTGGAGCCTCAGCTCCTCACCCGCTTCACGTATCCCAGAAGTGCGGGCTATCCGCATGACGCCTTCGCGTATGAGGGGCGCCTCTACATCAACCACCTCGACGATGGCTTCCTCATCGCAGGGCTGGACGGCGAGACGCCGGAGTTGCTCGGCCGATACACCTATCCCCATGCCTTCAGCCACGCCAACGCGGTGGGTACCTTCAATGGCCGCACCGTGGCCTTCGAGGGCGGCGAGACCATGGGCTCCCATATCCGCGTGCTGGACGTCACCGACCCGGCGAACATCGTGAAGATTGGCGAGTACCGGCTGCGCGGCCTCACCTCCGTCCACAACATGCTGCTGGTGGGCACGCGGCTCTACGTCGCGTACTACCATGAGGGTGTGCGCGTATTGGACGTGTCCAATCCCTCGCAGCCTCGCGAGATCGCGTACTACAACACCTTCCGCGAGTCAGACCCGAACCGGACAGACAAGCTGACCGACGGCGCCATCGGCATCCGCGTGCCGGGGGACGGCCGCATCTACGTCGTGGACACGTCGCGCGGGCTGCTCATCTTCAACGAGCCGTAGCCCTGGAGCTCACGCCTCGATGCGGTTGCGGCCGTTCTCCTTCGCGCGTAGCAACCGCGCATCCGCGGTCCGCAGCAGCGCCTCCACCGTGTCGCCGTCCCCCGGTGACACCGCGATGCCCGCGCTAAAGGTGACGTGGAAGGGCTCGCCGGTGTCGCCGTCGAAGGTCATCTCCGACAGCTCCGCCGCGGTGCGGGCGAGGATTTCCGAGGCGCTGCCCGCGCCCTCCCCCAAGAGCCCCACCACGAACTCCTCCCCACCCCAGCGGCCCCGCACGTCCTCGCGGCGGAAGCGCGCGCCCAGCAGCCGGCCCAACCACATCAACACGCGGTCGCCCGCCAGGTGGCCGTAGCGGTCATGCACCTGCTTGAAGTGGTCCACGTCCAGGAAGCACAACGCCAGCGGCTTTCCCTGGCGCCGTGACTCGGCCAACCGGGCACGGAGCCCGTCCAGGAAGGGCCGGCGCAGCAGCAGGCCCGTCAGCCCGTCCCGCTCCGCCCGCTCGCGCGACAGGCGCGTGCGCTCCAGCCGGGCCTGCACGCGCGCGCGCAGCTCCTCGCGCAGCACCGGCTTGGAGAGGTAGTCATCCGCCCCCGCCTGGAAGGCCGCCAGCCGGAACTCCAGCCCCAGGTGCGCGGTAATCAGCAACACCGGCAACTCCTGCCACTCCGGCGTGGAGCGCAGAATCCGGCACAGGTCGAAGCCGCTGGGCCCCGGCATCTGCACGTCCAACAGCAGCAGGTCCGGCCGGTGCTGCGCCAGCGCCTCCATCAGCCCGTGCGCGTCGTTCAGCCCCACCACCTCAATCTGGTCGCTGGCCAGGGCCTGCGTCAGCGCGGCGATGGCGTCCGGGTCGTCATCCACCACCATCACCCGCGCGCGCTCCGGGCGGCGCGCCGCCACCATGCGCTCGGCCGCAGCGGAGAAGTCCCGCGCGGTGAAGGGCCGTGGCAGGAAGAGGGACGCCCCCGCGTGCGCCGCCGCCACCCGTTCCTCCAGCACGTCCCGGGCACCCGTGACGGCCAGCGGCAGCACGGGCAGGCTCTCCTCCGCGCGCAGCGCATGCGCCACGGCCAGGCCGCCCAGTGGACCGCCCAGGTCCAGGTGGACCAGCACACCATCCACCCACTGCCGCCGCGCCACCTCACACGCCGCGTCCGCCGTGCGCGCCGTCACCACGCCCACGCCCACCTGTCGCCCCATGCGCTCCGCTTCGGCCAGCAGCTTCGCGTCCTCGTCCACCACCAGCAGCACACCCTCGGAGGATTGCGGCGGCGCGGCGGCGGGCTTCACCGGAACGGAGGCCGCGGCGGCCAGCGTGCGGAAGGACGCGTCCAGCGCCGCCACATCCACGGGCGCCCCGGCCCGAGCCGGCAGCAGCACCGCCTCCAGCTGGCCCGCCCGGATGCTCACCTCCGCGAAGCCGTAGCTGCCCGCGGTGCCGTGCAACTTGTGGACAACCGTGTAGGCCTCCTCCAGCGCCGCCGCGTCACCTCCGCGCCCGCGGACGAGCAGCGCCTCCAGCGCCGCCACCTTCTCCTTCAGCCGGGCGCCGTACTCCGCGTTGAGCGACGCCAGGCTGGCGGCCAGGTCGTCCACCTCCACGTCCACTTCCTCCGCCTCCTCCAGCGCCTCGGGCGGCGGTGGAGGCGGCAGAGCGGGCGCGGGGAAGAGCTGGTTCACCCAGACGAGCAGCTCCTCCGGCTTGTAGGGCTTGTGGATGATGCGCACCACGCCCAGCTGCCGCGTCAGCAGCTCGTGGCTCTTCAAATCCTTCCAGAAGGCGGAGGCGAAGAGGATGGGCAGCTTGGGCTGCGTCTTGCGCAACTCACGGATGAAGTCCGCGCCCGTCATCCCCGGCAGCAGGCCGTCCACGATGGCGGCGTCCACCGGCACGCGCGCCAACACGGCCTGCGCCTCCGCCGCGCTGCGCGCGGGCTCCACGCGGTAGCCCTTCTCACGCAGGAAGGTGCCCACCAGGGACTGCAAATCCTTGTCGTCCTCCAGGAACAGGAGCGTCCTGCTGTTCATGAGGGGTGTGCCTTTCTCGCCAGCAGGCCGTTGAGGAGGTCACGCACGGAGGAGACCAGCTCCTCTTCAGAGGCGCGCGACTTGGTGAAGTGCCGGGTGATGCCCAGGGTGAGCTGCCGCTCATCCATGCGCGTCAAATCCCGGCCAGTGAAGACGATGAGCGGCGTGGCGCGGCCCTTGCCCTGACGGAGGATGTCGACGACCTCGAAGCCGTCCAGGCGCGGCAGGCCGACGTCCAGGACGATGAGGTCCGGTGTCGTCTCGCGCGCGAGCTCCACCGCGCTCTCGCCGTCCGCCGCCTCGAAGACCTGCACGCCCAGCCGCTCCATCTGCGCGCACAGCGTGCGCCGGGTGCTGGCGTCGTCATCCACCACCAGCACGCGCGCCTGGCCCGGCTGCCGAGTGGCGTAGCGCAGCGACTTGAGCAGCCGTGACTCCTCCAGCGGCCGGGGCATCCAGTCCACCCAGTGCGGAACGCCCTCCGCTTCGTCCGAGCGGCCGGACAACGCCAACACCGGCAGCTCGTGCGTGCGCGGCTGTTCGCGCAGGCGCCGCACCCAGTCCAGCGCGTGCCCTTCCGGAAGCTGCATGTCCACCACCAGCGCGTCCGGCAGGGACGTGTCCAGGTGCTTCGCCGCCTCGATGAGACTGGTGGCGCGCAGCACGCGGTAGCCTTCGTGCGCGAGGAGCCCGCCCAGCAGCGACGCCAATT from Myxococcus xanthus encodes the following:
- a CDS encoding LVIVD repeat-containing protein, encoding MTSPLRPGWALLSALTLLLSATTGCDDDPPPPVPDAGQHPTDSGTDAGSEDAGTEDAGTDAGPEAPWDGGYTVLDDPGDWIDRGAFSACRFTVENPSLEACADPANFDMSSCNADQLAAVEQHGIYVGDGRSERLLADGGTSVTPGSAAFQLFADGGPDKVMGIPVTTRMTTGGTFFLSGRQSNPYTGERVVSVAGCETPRPDVITGCYVRCTETPRSSSRSMGTFEAERAERRGEAESSGGMQLVAEYFVDLGVPVDVYVTQGHAYVVSTDEAGRFGGLTVFDVSDPAHPFFKTSISLPGDSYWNGVWAKGDALYVASADTGVSVFDISNPGSPEFVLTLPGNGYTNVHTVLVDGDRLYASDITDFVGSTRVYDISTPLAPVLRQVITLPEMYSLGGPHDFFAYEGRLYISNASGGYSIVDVSDLENVQHLGQYFYPGFGGFAHHSAVGTFAGRTIAFEGGEFPGSHLRVLDVTDPASIVKIGEHRMRYSTSIHNMILKGERLYVAWYHEGVRVLDVANPTQPRQVAHFNTFRETDPHRAGGAFEGAIGIRLPGDGYVYVVDTSRGLLIFNEP
- a CDS encoding LVIVD repeat-containing protein, producing the protein MRAPILLLQRLHLMSVRIACPLLTLVCAVSLSACSSSEPPPPTPPPEPPAYTGPWAVLPEMGEWVDPGAFESCPAQTSQAACNAPETLVMPDCDFGSLAGLERQGAIYRAEIRYETQVQPGTVQVLPENGGFQFDASGQPMSVMGRNPHAATMNGERFFISSGPTSQTNLQDRYTFIGCHAQGPRSLTGCVLWCRGSTLRHSGSFRAERMTWREGEPESANLQLLSEMPVGLDTPVDVYVTHGHAYVVAIDRRGVGGGLAVFNVSNPYIPVQQTVIRFGHSDYWNAVWARDNALYVGSARSGLLVFDLADPRLPAFVRNHPSGGGPVDVHTLFVDGNRLYAMSPSHKQTIIFDITQPLEPQLLTRFTYPRSAGYPHDAFAYEGRLYINHLDDGFLIAGLDGETPELLGRYTYPHAFSHANAVGTFNGRTVAFEGGETMGSHIRVLDVTDPANIVKIGEYRLRGLTSVHNMLLVGTRLYVAYYHEGVRVLDVSNPSQPREIAYYNTFRESDPNRTDKLTDGAIGIRVPGDGRIYVVDTSRGLLIFNEP
- a CDS encoding response regulator is translated as MNSRTLLFLEDDKDLQSLVGTFLREKGYRVEPARSAAEAQAVLARVPVDAAIVDGLLPGMTGADFIRELRKTQPKLPILFASAFWKDLKSHELLTRQLGVVRIIHKPYKPEELLVWVNQLFPAPALPPPPPPEALEEAEEVDVEVDDLAASLASLNAEYGARLKEKVAALEALLVRGRGGDAAALEEAYTVVHKLHGTAGSYGFAEVSIRAGQLEAVLLPARAGAPVDVAALDASFRTLAAAASVPVKPAAAPPQSSEGVLLVVDEDAKLLAEAERMGRQVGVGVVTARTADAACEVARRQWVDGVLVHLDLGGPLGGLAVAHALRAEESLPVLPLAVTGARDVLEERVAAAHAGASLFLPRPFTARDFSAAAERMVAARRPERARVMVVDDDPDAIAALTQALASDQIEVVGLNDAHGLMEALAQHRPDLLLLDVQMPGPSGFDLCRILRSTPEWQELPVLLITAHLGLEFRLAAFQAGADDYLSKPVLREELRARVQARLERTRLSRERAERDGLTGLLLRRPFLDGLRARLAESRRQGKPLALCFLDVDHFKQVHDRYGHLAGDRVLMWLGRLLGARFRREDVRGRWGGEEFVVGLLGEGAGSASEILARTAAELSEMTFDGDTGEPFHVTFSAGIAVSPGDGDTVEALLRTADARLLRAKENGRNRIEA